One window from the genome of Vicugna pacos chromosome 23, VicPac4, whole genome shotgun sequence encodes:
- the LOC107032855 gene encoding LOW QUALITY PROTEIN: collagen alpha-1(XII) chain-like (The sequence of the model RefSeq protein was modified relative to this genomic sequence to represent the inferred CDS: inserted 2 bases in 1 codon; substituted 1 base at 1 genomic stop codon), whose translation MPVPVVSLNLYDVGSATRQIQRQPVGGATGYTLLQEPINTTELTKPKEVRVGPTVSGVQMRELFPNTGYAVMVQDILCDLPSEPVTTREGTWPLPSPXDTXIRDVTHSTRNVLWEPALGKVHKYIVCYKRPEDDVREVEVDRSWANTPLKDLFSQTVCVVGISAGCDKGAPPGTAQEKHLYHISSTQWLRVAGGSHGGQHGSREFK comes from the exons ATGCCAGTGCCTGTAGTCAGCCTCAACCTTTATGACGTCGGCTCTGCCACCAGGCAGATCCAGCGGCAGCCAGTGGGAGGGGCTACTGGCTACACCTTGTTACAAGAACCCATCAACACCACAGAACTGACCAAACCCAAAGAG GTGCGTGTGGGGCCGACAGTGAGTGGCGTGCAGATGAGGGAGCTCTTTCCCAACACTGGATATGCAGTCATGGTCCAGGACATCCTGTGTGACCTCCCCAGCGAACCTGTCACCACAAGGGAGGGCACCT GGCCTTTGCCCAGTCC TGATACCTGAATCCGAGATGTGACTCACAGCACCAGGAATGTCTTGTGGGAACCTGCCCTTGGAAAAGTGCATAAATATATTGTCTGCTACAAAAGACCAGAAGACGATGTCAGAGAG GTGGAAGTGGACAGGTCATGGGCTAACACGCCTCTTAAAGACCTCTTCTCACAGACCGTGTGCGTGGTCGGCATTTCTGCAGGGTGTGACAAGGGGGCTCCTCCAGGGACTGCTCAGGAAAAGCACCT GtaccacatttcaagtactcaatGGCTacgtgtggctggtggctcccatggtggacagcacgggtctagagaatttaagtga